The DNA region TGCAGGTTTGGGAACCTTTTGGTGGATGAAGCAAAGGACGAAAGTCAAATAACTACTACAAACTTTCAAAATTAAGGAGCATCAGCCAGCTAGATAGCTACGTGAGTTAACCCCATATCTTCGTAGAAGTGTGAGAGCTTGTTGTTCCACTTGTCGCACTCGTTCCCGACAAATGCCCATACGTTGACTAATCTGTACCAGGGTAAGTTCGTGTCCACCTGCTAAACCAAAGCGCAAGATTAATACTTCCTTTTGCTGGGGAGTCAGCTTTGCTAATAGGTTGTGAATGTCTTGATAGAGTAATTCCCGCTCGGCGTAGCGTTCGGGAGATATTCCATCATCCTCCAGCATATCCTGCAATTGAGTATCCTGCTCAGGCCCAATTCCCATATCTAAGGAAACAGGTTGACGAGCAAACTGCAAACATTCTCGAATCTGACTGGGTTCCAGATTAAGCGCTTGGGCGATTTCAGTCACGTCGGCAGTGTGACCAAGCTTTTGAGATAACTCTCGTTGAACACGCTTAATTTTGTTCAGCTTCTCAGCGATGTGAATGGGTAAACGAATGGTGCGGGATTG from Nostoc sp. GT001 includes:
- the sigB gene encoding sigma-70 family RNA polymerase sigma factor SigB; this encodes MPNSASQVTKLKSKNNDFSSTADIVRIYLHQIGRIPLLTHEQEIFFAKQVQQMMAIITAKEEVSEKLQREPTLQEWADKMQLKENVLLQQLSQGQIAKQKMIQANLRLVVSIAKKYQKRNIEFLDLIQEGTLGLERGVEKFDPTLGYKFSTYAYWWIRQGITRAIAQQSRTIRLPIHIAEKLNKIKRVQRELSQKLGHTADVTEIAQALNLEPSQIRECLQFARQPVSLDMGIGPEQDTQLQDMLEDDGISPERYAERELLYQDIHNLLAKLTPQQKEVLILRFGLAGGHELTLVQISQRMGICRERVRQVEQQALTLLRRYGVNSRSYLAG